One window of the Thermasporomyces composti genome contains the following:
- the nuoF gene encoding NADH-quinone oxidoreductase subunit NuoF has product MTNPPLTPVLTANWGQKASWTLPAYLDQGGYRALYTAVTMDPDEIVNLVKESGLRGRGGAGFPTGMKWGFLPPPGDKPRYLVVNADESEPGTCKDIPLMMASPHTLVEGVIISAYAIRARQAFIYVRGEVLHVIRRLQQAVREAYEAGYLGRNILGTGFDLDVVVHAGAGAYICGEETALLDSLEGRRGQPRLRPPFPAVAGLYASPTVINNVESIASVPGIVKRGAEWFSSMGTEKSKGHVIYSLSGHVRRPGQYEGPLGITLRELLDLAGGIRPGHELKFWTPGGSSTPMLTKEHLDVPLDYEGMMSVGSMLGTRALQIFDDTTCVVRAVLRWTEFYKHESCGKCTPCREGTWWLVQILQRLERGEGSEDDLELLLDLCDNIGGRSFCALADGAIAPIKSSIQHFRDEYIQHFENGGCPFDPMAATLFASSEASAGAAV; this is encoded by the coding sequence ATGACCAATCCGCCGCTCACTCCGGTCCTCACGGCCAACTGGGGCCAGAAGGCGTCGTGGACGCTGCCCGCCTACCTCGACCAGGGCGGCTACCGCGCCCTCTACACCGCGGTCACCATGGACCCCGACGAGATCGTCAACCTCGTCAAGGAGTCCGGTCTGCGCGGCCGCGGCGGCGCCGGCTTCCCGACCGGGATGAAGTGGGGGTTCCTGCCTCCGCCGGGTGACAAGCCGCGCTACCTGGTCGTCAACGCGGACGAGTCCGAGCCCGGCACGTGCAAGGACATCCCGCTGATGATGGCGAGCCCGCACACGCTGGTGGAGGGCGTCATCATCTCCGCGTACGCGATCCGCGCCCGCCAGGCGTTCATCTACGTGCGCGGTGAGGTCCTCCACGTCATCCGCCGTCTGCAGCAGGCGGTACGTGAGGCCTATGAGGCGGGCTACCTCGGGCGCAACATCCTGGGCACCGGCTTCGACCTCGACGTCGTGGTCCACGCCGGCGCCGGCGCCTACATCTGCGGCGAGGAGACGGCGCTGCTGGACTCCCTGGAAGGGCGCCGCGGCCAGCCCCGGCTGCGTCCGCCGTTCCCCGCCGTGGCGGGCCTGTACGCCTCGCCGACCGTCATCAACAACGTCGAGTCGATCGCGAGCGTCCCCGGCATCGTCAAGCGCGGTGCCGAGTGGTTCTCGAGCATGGGGACCGAGAAGAGCAAGGGACACGTGATCTACTCGCTGTCCGGTCACGTCCGCCGGCCCGGCCAGTACGAGGGGCCGCTCGGGATCACCCTGCGGGAGCTCCTCGACCTGGCGGGCGGCATCCGACCCGGCCACGAGCTGAAGTTCTGGACGCCCGGCGGCTCGTCGACCCCGATGCTCACCAAGGAGCACCTCGACGTCCCGCTCGACTACGAGGGCATGATGAGCGTCGGCAGCATGCTGGGCACGCGGGCGCTCCAGATCTTCGATGACACCACCTGTGTCGTCCGCGCGGTGCTCCGCTGGACCGAGTTCTACAAGCACGAGTCCTGCGGGAAGTGCACGCCGTGCCGAGAGGGCACGTGGTGGCTGGTCCAGATCTTGCAGCGCCTGGAGCGCGGCGAGGGTAGCGAGGACGATCTCGAGCTGCTGCTGGACCTGTGCGACAACATCGGCGGCCGGTCGTTCTGCGCGCTGGCCGACGGTGCGATCGCGCCGATCAAGTCGTCCATCCAGCACTTCCGCGACGAGTACATCCAGCACTTCGAGAACGGTGGCTGCCCGTTCGACCCGATGGCGGCCACGTTGTTCGCGTCGAGCGAGGCGAGTGCGGGGGCGGCGGTATGA